The window aggggcgaaaatcctgtttcatagttgggggggacaataaacagtaacattttagagaataaatccagtgggggacaaggaataaaagttttagccttccttttaatacagcattttgacatttccatctctatctcgcaaacgggcagaagacctttcttagagcaatacaaaacaatggtattaaatggaaggtggcaataatacagcacatctgacataatacactgcaaaaacccaaaatcttaacaagaatatttgtcttatttctagttaaaatgtctcatttttagtttaaaaaatctcattacacttaaaaccagactcatcactggaaaaaacaacaattttcacctgtttcaagtagattttcaataagtagaaaaatctgccaatggaacaagatttttttgcttgtaatgagaagataaatcttgttccactggcagatttttctacttatttcaagtgaaaatttacttgaaacaggtgaaaattgttgttttttttccagtgatgagtcctgttttaagtgtaatgagatttgactgtttattattattttcgatttcggtttcggccacaaattttcattttggtgcaccactactaaatactactgcattgttccaaaattattaattctgtctcaaattattctagggggggacagctttactaatgggggggacttgtcccccccgggattttcgcccctgcctGCACACCCGTGATCACCATCGGTTTCTGGATTGAATCATTACCCCCCACACCAACCAATCCCACCTGAGTGACTCTGGTTTAAATGCAGACTGTAACAGAAGTAAAATCATTTAGTAGCCCACCTTCAGTctaagttttgtttgttttcttgctgTAGGACATCCTGTTTCCCTACATCAGGGAACACCTGGAGGATCACCTGTCCTCCCACTGGGAAGAAGATGAGTGCAAACAAGATGTTCATCTCCTGAAGAAACAGGTGGACAAGGATGATGCATCTTTAAAATGGCAATCCTCACTGAAATATTAAAGTTTACTAATGTGGGGGATTTTGATTTGTGCATGGAGGTTTCATCTGAGATATAAGTGGGGTGGAAAAACTCGACCACATATAAAATTGGAAATTCACAAAGccaaaataaaatcagcaaacaGTCCCACCCAACGGAGACTTTTTTTTGATGATCAAAAACAGACAACACAGACAAcacacaataacaacaacatcgTGGCTCGTTAACAGTGAGGCCAgagacaaaaaataataaataaaagataaaacaggATAACTGTGGATATCAATGTGGATTCTTACAAATCAATAATCATGTCAATAATCAGTAATAAGCAATAAGATAAAGAACatgtttttgaagaaaaaacaaaaaaaacagtagtGCACCCAACAGagacttaaaacataaaatgagaAGGAACCAGGGGTTTTCATCTCAGCATCTTAGATTGTTTTATTCTCCTGAACATGTATGAAGATAAAAAATATGAACTTTCCACTCGGTATCGCTTTCTTCCAGGCAGAAGCCATCTATTATTGGGTTTGGCTTAAATTTTCAATGTTTTGTATCACTTGGGTAAGAAGTTAGATTAAACGTTGGTGTAAATGTTAGACTCCTAAAACAGACAGGACCCATCTTCTGTTTTGCAACTTTATTTGCCCCACGCTGCACGTATTTCTCTTGGACTGTTCTCTCTAGAGCAGCCGggtatccacacacacacaagcaccgTCACGTTACAGAGctgctttttctcttttctctaaCAGTGATGTAAATCCTCTGGACATTTAGTGCTtgaacaaaaataactaggcacAATACAATTGGGTGGATAAatgaaatacattaaataaatgaataaaatgctGTCAGTGTTTTATCCATCACTTGAAAAACTATAATCTAAACGAAATATTTCCAGGGTGCAACATAAACATGACATGCAGTTCTCAGTAAGCTTCACTGTCCTTGCAGATGGAAGAGGACATGAAGCAGAACCGGGCGTGTCCTGTCCACGCCGTGGACCAGACGGTCCACACGGACGAGGAGAAGGCCATCAGGGAAGTCGTAGAAAACGTGCTGTGGCAGATGGCGGCGGACAGGAAGTCCACGGCACTCAAACAGCTGCAGGGTCACATGTGGCGGGCGGCGTATTCTTCTGGGAGAATCAAAGGCGAGTAAGTACGCTGGTCGTCTTCCTTGCTTATTCCTGCACACGAGCTCTCCTCAAACTTGCATCATGAATTTAACGGATCTGCTGCCAGAAGCTCAGAAACTGTAACAAGGTCTGTCTTTATACAAACGCAAACATGAAATCTTGAATGCATCAGTAGTCCGAGCATAAGGTGTGGTGTGAGAGACCAAACTGGATTCTACATGTCTGCACTTATGTAGATGGATCTGTGATTTATTTGAAGGTGTTCTCCACCATAAGCTGGAGTTTTTAGACAGTCATTCCTCTCATCGCTCGTGGCTGTTTGGGATTCTTCTGTGAATCTAAATTATGGATCTAAAATAGTTATGAGGAAGCACAAACTGCACTTTTCCAGGCAGATTGCATGTTTTTATCTTATGTGTTATTGTACTTGCTATGTATTAATTTTTGAAACTggatagaattttttttttttgtttaattgaaCATTTGTCTTAGAAAAATCTCCCAAACTGCAGCAGGTGACAGCTTTGACCAGAAATAACACCATAGTTTGGTCTATAAAACCAATTatagctattattattattattattatcttttaaaTACGTCTTCTCAGAATCTAACGTTGCATTGAAAAATGTGCTTTTCACAAACTTTAAACTTAAATTAAAGTAACTTCTGTAGTCTTACTTTTAAAGCAGGCGTGTCATAAAAACGGAGCAGTCAGAATTATCATGAACATGACGCCAACATCAGATGTTCAAACATCGGTTTTAATCGCAGACTGTATAAGAACTGGACAAgccctctgtgatgtcatcctGGAGAATGTTTTTGAAGCCTATTTATCCTTCTTTAGTGCGGCATCATTTTGTAATTGGGCGGGACAAATTGCCCCGAGCAGCCGGCTTTTACCAGTCACAGTTGGCTGTTTTAGCTGGGTGGGCTTagcttattttaattcattatgGTAATTTGACCAAACGTCCTCATTTCATTGGCTCTCTAGCTGGAAGAAGTAATTCCTACTTAATGTTGTGTAATATGGGATTTGTTAGATTTCTGTTTCCTCAACCAGAAACAGCCAGAAGCATCACAACTTTCCCTCTAATtacttaacttttttttttttttttttacttcaaccAGATAAAGATGGCGGAAGCTTAAGGCTTTTTTAAGGGTTGAATTCCTTTTGCTTTCCCttaaattttagtttttaacacTCCGCTAGGTATTTTCATCATATTTTTAAAACGCTGCATAACTTAAAACAAGCAGTGTTGTCCGTGTGATGCATTTATTGACCAAGAGGGAATATCTGACTTCTTCAAGCCTGATCAGCCACTTCCAGTTACTGACCAGGGAATTCCCAGATAAGAATAAGAAATAGTTCTGCTTTAACTTATATCAATTAAAATGTGTTGTATAGTGTAAATTGCAAATATTTCCATCCcagaaaatatttataaaattattaaCTGTATTAAGGCCATATTTATAAATAACGTTTACTTTTTTGTGTAATGTGCTGTCTAAATCTAAAGAGAAAAAGCATCAAACTATAATGTACAAGAAgttttgaatattgattttgTCTCCTCTGACTTGTTTTCAGAATCTGTAAGcctcttttttttcaatttctcaAACAGGATCTATCCAGATGTGATTCCATCCATCAAAACGTGGCGGGAACGCAGCCTGAAAGTCTACATTTACTCCTCAGGAAGCGTGGAGGCTCAAAAGCTCCTGTTCGGTTACTCTGTCGAAGGCGATGTTTTAGAAGTTAGTAACTCTCTCACCATCTGACATTGTCATTGAACCGTCTTTATTTACGAGAGGATTGATCTTCTCCAGTCTCTAAACAGGGTTACCATGTACATTTACTTGACTTTGCTTTGACACGACAGTTTCTGACTGGATCATTTTGTTTGACCCCTTCAGTTATTCGACGGCCACTTTGACACCACGATAGGAGCTAAAGTGGATTCCAAAAGCTACGAGCGGATCGCAGAGAGGATGGGCTGTCAGCCTGAAGAAATAACCTTCCTGACAGACGTAACCAGAGGTAACCATGGCAGCGGTTAATCACTTTATAATCCACCGGTAATGCAAAAACACTGCCgtaaattatatttatttaatttagcaAAAAGTCCACGTCTAGAGGGACATTTGTATTTCTAAATAACACCTACACATCCGTTGGGTGCCCGTAATTACACAACCCAACACTAGGTGGTGATGTCGGAGCTTTTTTAGATTGCTGTAGCTTGCAGTGTTGAggttcctttttatttactttctaCACAAAGATGGAAATTTTCACTTAACTTTTTAGACTTCAAGGACACCAAATAAAGTGTCCATGTTGATAAAGAGGGGAACAAAGTAACAGTCCACCTTTCTTTGTTAAAGTGGGGTTAATTGACGCGTctgtactagggctgggcggtatggactaaaaaatgtatcacaataatttctggcatttatcccgataacgataaaaatgacgataaaaaaaatacaaattcaactccacctttgtaactataaatctatcaccatattcagtctttggagcccccaaaacactgctctaaaagaatactaaatgctactaaactacaccaattaaatagAATTACCGtaatttcgcgaccattcggcgcaccgtgtggaaaggcgcaccctcatttttgtgtgtcatttttagatttaaaacatacatatggcgcaccgacccaaaaggcgcagtctacagagcagagctgcacacacgcgtgccgcaaaacacgccggccggaaaacacacacacccgctgcagaacgcacacacatgcagaacgcacacacaagcacacaagcgcttatttaaaaaatagagctggagcaaaacctctgtttctgcattaaagagctccgctaattcagctgcgccagtccgaatttcctcggtgtcagacactttctgcacaacagtaaataaacttttcataccccgttgtgcggatcatCCActgcgcagagcccgtctctccccagcggggtggagcagcgcgcgtcacagcggctttaaccgggaatgtgacctgttcggaccggctgggaccgaagccaccGACCTGTATGGGAGCaagggctcccggggaaagaccagcggcatttcggccggatatgccccggggatggtgcgccctggcccggcaaacccgcggcgggagcctggcggctcctgagcgcatcctctgcatcttggttaccggagatcaaaccgacagatttgcctgaaaatctcgcagggtgaagttggtccgacctgggacagacccctgaaatccctgctcctaaagcgggtgggaaccaggagaatttgatctgatcccgctttgggaacctggaagtcgggttgcagcagtgcgcgtcacacgcgctgcagaacacagaacacacacgcacgtgtgcttatttaaaaaataaagcgggagcaaaacttattttgattgtactttatttcactttaccgtacacatcaagcaaatccttcaaACTCTTCATCTTCTGTATCTGCATTAAACAGTgctgctaattcagctgcgccagtcccaTATTCCTCGCTTTCAGAGTCACTTTCTGTGTCCTGCGGCCCCTCtgaaatgccggcttttgcaaacgcccgaacaacagtcccagcagatATATTAGCacacgcatcaacaatccacgtggaaactgtggcataactggCCCGCCGCTGCCGTCCGCTCTTGGTGAAGCTGTGCtccccctcagtcatccatctctcccacGCCGCCCGCAGCCTCACcttgaacggccggttcacaccgacatccagcggttggagttcctttgtcagacctcccggaataac of the Cololabis saira isolate AMF1-May2022 chromosome 11, fColSai1.1, whole genome shotgun sequence genome contains:
- the LOC133454596 gene encoding enolase-phosphatase E1-like, yielding MAAASIPACTGALLLDIEGTTTPITFVKDILFPYIREHLEDHLSSHWEEDECKQDVHLLKKQMEEDMKQNRACPVHAVDQTVHTDEEKAIREVVENVLWQMAADRKSTALKQLQGHMWRAAYSSGRIKGEIYPDVIPSIKTWRERSLKVYIYSSGSVEAQKLLFGYSVEGDVLELFDGHFDTTIGAKVDSKSYERIAERMGCQPEEITFLTDVTREAKAAEEAGMNVLVVVRPGNMELTEEESAHYKLITSFCQLQLTGRA